The DNA region CTGTTACCTTGGATGAGTTCGATTCGCTTTTTAAAAACCAAATAAACATCAGTATAAAGGATGCAGCCAACTTAATTGGAACAAGTGCCAGACATTTAAATCGAGTCATCAAGCATTTATGTTCAGTAGGTCTAATTGAGCGTAACAAGGGAACCATCCTAGTTAAGGACAGAGAAGGATTAAGGAAATTGGCGGGGGATAATATTTACGAATAGTTTTTCTTCATATAATAAGTTTAGTAAATGGGAGAGATAGAGGATGATTATTGGATTATTGTTCGCAATTTTGGCCGGGGCGCTGGTTGGTTTGCAAAATATCTTTAACAGTAAGGTGAATGAACGCACGGGGTCTTGGGCGACAACGACATTAGTATTAGGTTTAGGTTCCCTGGCTTCACTGACATTCGGCCTTCTCTTCGAAGGGGGACAGCTATTTAACCTACAAAATATGAAGCTCTGGTATTGGTTTAGTGGAGTGCTAGGGGTAGGAGTAGTCGTTTGTCTTGTCCAAGGGATCAAGCTGTTAGGAGCAACCTATGCCATCGCCATTGCTCTAACCTCCCAGCTCGTATTTGCTTTATTGGGGGACTCATTCGGCTGGTTAGGGCTAAATAAGGTTCCGTTTACAATAAATCAGTTGGTAGGAGTGCTTGTTATTGTCGGTGGGATTGTTGTCTTTAAATTTGGCGGTAGCAGGGTGAGCCAGAAGTCAGCAAAGATACCCTATCCAGTTGTGAAAGAGAACTAAGTCTTAATAGAATAATAGGAAGGTCGGACATCCATTACGGTGAGTAATGGATGTCCAACCTTTTTGAATTATTTATCAGAGAATTCAATAAAATACTAACTTTAGATTGTGGTACATTGGGTCAGTCCACTGGTAAAATTGATGTAATAATTTGAACTTTAGCATCCTTAGCGGATATTTATTTTCAGGATGAATAAGTTATATTGAAGAAGTAAAATAAATATCTCGAAATCAAGAATCTTTAATTTGACATTAATTATAAAAAGTATTATTATAAAATTGTTCACAAAATGTTCACACTTACTGCTTTGAACGACAAGAGGAGGAATAAATCAAAACAAATATCTCGAATTCGAGAATTTTTAATTAAAAGGTTTTTAATAAATATTTTTTATAGGTATTTAATTAAATTTTTGAGAAGGAATTAATATTTCATAAGCAAGAATGTAAAGTAAAGCATTCTGAGAAACTAATATAGTTAAATCATTATTAAATTAATAACAGAAAATGGGAGGAATTTAACATGAAATTACAAAATAAAGTAGCGATTATTACTGGGGCAGCACAAGGAATGGGTGCTATGCATGTTCGTAAATTTGTTGAAGAAGGCGCTAAAGTCGTTATTACAGATATAAATGTAGAAGCAGCACAAAAGTTAGCAGATGAAGTCGGCGAAAATGCAATTGCATTGAAACTTGATGTGTCAAAAGCTGACAATTGGAAAGAAGTCGTAGAAAAAACGGAAGAAAAATTCGGACCTGTCACTGTATTAGTCAACAACGCTGGAGTTGGTATTTTCAAATTATTAGAAGATCTAACAGAAGAGGATTTTAGATTAACATTTGAAATCGATGAATTAGGCGTATTTTTAGGTATGAAAACAGTCGTACCTTCCATGAAAAAAGCAAATGGTGGGTCTATCGTAAATATCTCATCCGTTGACGGTTTAGTAAGTGCGCCAACAGCCATCGCCTATAGTGCAGCAAAGCATGCTGTTACTGGTATGACAAAAGGAGCTGCTGCTGAACTTGGTCAATACGGTATTAGAGTAAATTCAGTTCATCCTGGAGTTATTGAATCTCCAATGGCTGAACAAGGCGATGTGGCTGAATATATTAAAAAACTCGAACAAGACATTCCTTTAAGAAGAAGAGCAAAAACAGAAGAAGTTTCAAATTTGGTTATATATCTTGCTTCCGATGATTCAAGCTATTCAACTGGTTCTCAATTTGTTGTAGATGGCGGTATGATTTCAGATTTATAATTTCTAACCATAGAAATACAATTTATTTCTAAACATGAACATGTATTTCACTTGCATTAGAATATGTAGCAAGAAAT from Neobacillus sp. FSL H8-0543 includes:
- a CDS encoding glucose 1-dehydrogenase; amino-acid sequence: MKLQNKVAIITGAAQGMGAMHVRKFVEEGAKVVITDINVEAAQKLADEVGENAIALKLDVSKADNWKEVVEKTEEKFGPVTVLVNNAGVGIFKLLEDLTEEDFRLTFEIDELGVFLGMKTVVPSMKKANGGSIVNISSVDGLVSAPTAIAYSAAKHAVTGMTKGAAAELGQYGIRVNSVHPGVIESPMAEQGDVAEYIKKLEQDIPLRRRAKTEEVSNLVIYLASDDSSYSTGSQFVVDGGMISDL
- a CDS encoding DMT family transporter gives rise to the protein MIIGLLFAILAGALVGLQNIFNSKVNERTGSWATTTLVLGLGSLASLTFGLLFEGGQLFNLQNMKLWYWFSGVLGVGVVVCLVQGIKLLGATYAIAIALTSQLVFALLGDSFGWLGLNKVPFTINQLVGVLVIVGGIVVFKFGGSRVSQKSAKIPYPVVKEN